The Elaeis guineensis isolate ETL-2024a chromosome 13, EG11, whole genome shotgun sequence genome includes a region encoding these proteins:
- the LOC105056794 gene encoding protein PHOSPHATE-INDUCED 1 homolog yields MASSSISPCFLCILVVVASLLVQCSYGARKLNALVEEQSPVLSYHKGILLTGPVSVNLIWYGKFTAPQRAIISDFIASLATMGGDQKQPEPSVSTWWKTTERYYAQSKTKFPTLMLGDQILDESYSLGKSLTNADIAKLASRGAPKNAVNVVLTADDVAVEGFCMSRCGTHGSSPGSKSGRFAYIWVGNSATQCPGQCAWPFHQPVYGPQTPALVAPNGDVGIDGMVINLASMMAGTATNPFGDGFYQGPKEAPLEAATACPGVYAKGAYPGYPGDLLVDRTTGASYNANGAHGRKYLVPALFDPSTSSCSTLV; encoded by the coding sequence ATGGCTTCCTCTAGTATTAGCCCTTGTTTCCTTTGTATCCTGGTAGTAGTGGCCTCTCTTCTGGTCCAGTGCTCCTATGGTGCTAGAAAGCTCAATGCCTTGGTGGAGGAACAATCTCCAGTCTTGAGCTACCACAAGGGGATTCTCCTCACCGGGCCTGTATCCGTGAACCTCATATGGTACGGTAAGTTCACGGCCCCCCAGCGAGCCATCATCTCCGACTTCATCGCGTCCCTCGCCACAATGGGCGGTGACCAGAAGCAGCCGGAGCCGTCCGTGTCCACCTGGTGGAAGACCACCGAGAGGTATTACGCCCAGTCGAAGACCAAGTTCCCTACGCTCATGCTGGGTGACCAGATCCTCGACGAGTCCTACTCCCTTGGCAAGTCGCTCACCAACGCCGACATCGCCAAGCTGGCGAGCCGCGGGGCTCCGAAGAACGCCGTCAATGTCGTCTTAACGGCGGATGACGTCGCGGTCGAGGGGTTCTGCATGAGCCGATGCGGGACACACGGTTCCTCGCCCGGTTCTAAGTCCGGCCGGTTCGCGTACATCTGGGTCGGCAACTCGGCGACTCAGTGCCCGGGTCAGTGCGCGTGGCCCTTCCACCAGCCGGTCTACGGGCCCCAGACCCCGGCGTTGGTGGCGCCTAATGGCGACGTCGGGATCGACGGCATGGTGATCAACTTGGCGAGCATGATGGCCGGGACGGCGACCAACCCATTCGGAGACGGATTCTACCAGGGGCCGAAAGAGGCGCCATTAGAGGCTGCGACGGCGTGCCCGGGGGTTTATGCCAAGGGGGCGTATCCGGGATATCCTGGGGATCTGTTGGTGGACCGCACGACGGGGGCGAGCTACAACGCGAACGGCGCCCATGGGAGGAAGTATCTGGTCCCGGCTTTGTTCGACCCGTCAACCTCTTCCTGCTCCACCTTGGTTTGA
- the LOC105056793 gene encoding protein PHOSPHATE-INDUCED 1 produces the protein MASFQAARTTVLVLLVVSLAQVCMGSRKLAALVQPTPLKYHNGAVLQGDVPISILWYGKFTPTQKSIISDFLLSLTPQPYQKLSSPSISQWWNTVGEFYLSKAGINSPKKSQILLAGQVSDEMCSLGKSLTRDQISELAAKAGPKRGGIALVLTAEDVTVEGFCMSRCGLHGSDRKSGSAYIWVGNAATQCPGQCAWPFHQPVYGPQTKPLVAPNGDVGIDGMVMNLASMIAGTVTNPFGDGFYQGPKEAPLEAATACPGVYAKGAYPGYPGDLLMDPATGASYNANGARGRKYVVPALIDPSTTSCSTLV, from the coding sequence ATGGCCTCATTTCAAGCAGCCAGGACTACCGTTCTAGTCCTACTAGTTGTGAGCTTAGCCCAAGTGTGCATGGGATCCAGAAAGCTAGCCGCTTTGGTCCAACCAACACCACTCAAATACCACAATGGAGCAGTTCTCCAAGGTGACGTCCCCATCTCCATCCTTTGGTATGGCAAGTTCACCCCAacccagaagtccatcatctccgATTTCCTCCTCTCCCTCACTCCCCAACCCTACCAAAAGCTATCAAGCCCATCTATATCTCAGTGGTGGAACACCGTTGGTGAGTTCTATTTGAGCAAGGCTGGAATCAACAGCCCTAAGAAGAGCCAAATCCTTTTGGCTGGCCAAGTCTCGGACGAGATGTGCTCTTTGGGCAAGTCCCTTACGAGAGACCAAATCTCCGAGCTGGCGGCCAAGGCTGGCCCGAAGAGGGGCGGGATCGCGCTGGTTTTAACGGCCGAGGACGTGACGGTCGAGGGGTTCTGCATGAGCCGGTGCGGGCTCCACGGCTCGGACCGGAAGTCCGGCTCGGCCTACATCTGGGTCGGCAACGCGGCGACCCAGTGCCCGGGTCAATGCGCCTGGCCCTTCCATCAGCCGGTCTACGGGCCCCAGACCAAGCCGTTAGTGGCGCCTAACGGCGACGTCGGGATTGACGGCATGGTGATGAACCTGGCGAGCATGATTGCCGGCACGGTGACCAACCCTTTCGGTGACGGATTCTACCAGGGGCCGAAGGAAGCGCCGTTGGAGGCGGCGACGGCGTGTCCGGGGGTTTATGCCAAGGGGGCGTATCCGGGATATCCCGGGGATTTGTTGATGGACCCCGCGACGGGGGCGAGCTACAACGCGAATGGAGCCCGTGGAAGGAAGTATGTGGTTCCTGCCTTGATTGACCCGTCAACGACCTCCTGCTCCACCTTGGTCTAG